In Mycolicibacterium mucogenicum DSM 44124, the following are encoded in one genomic region:
- a CDS encoding SDR family oxidoreductase: MKITVVGATGQIGSQVVKLLSDAGHQVAAASRSSGVDAVSGDGVAAAFGGADVIVDVLNSPSLEPGPALEFFTGSATTLLSEAKTAQVKNYVLLSIVGVDGIEADGYLRGKHLQEELVATSGVPYTIVRATQFHEFTEGIAGSLMVDGEVRAPDALIQPVAAAEVAGFVARVAAEAPRHGVLNFGGPEKMPFTEMARTVFTHQGKNLPITVDPQATYFGVPVQQNSLVTDDGAERGSTRLVDWLSQQ, from the coding sequence ATGAAGATCACCGTTGTGGGCGCCACCGGACAGATTGGCTCCCAGGTTGTGAAATTGCTCTCCGACGCAGGCCATCAGGTCGCCGCGGCGTCGCGGTCGTCAGGGGTGGATGCCGTATCGGGCGATGGTGTGGCGGCCGCGTTCGGCGGCGCCGACGTCATCGTCGACGTCCTCAATTCGCCCAGCTTGGAACCCGGCCCGGCATTGGAATTCTTCACCGGCTCGGCGACCACGCTGCTGTCGGAGGCCAAGACGGCACAGGTGAAGAACTACGTGCTGCTGTCGATTGTCGGCGTGGACGGCATCGAGGCCGACGGCTACTTACGCGGCAAACACCTGCAGGAGGAGCTAGTGGCCACCTCCGGTGTGCCCTACACCATCGTGCGGGCCACCCAGTTCCACGAATTCACCGAAGGCATCGCCGGGTCACTGATGGTCGACGGTGAAGTCCGCGCGCCGGATGCGCTTATCCAGCCCGTCGCCGCGGCCGAGGTCGCCGGCTTCGTCGCCCGGGTTGCCGCCGAGGCGCCTCGCCACGGCGTGCTGAATTTCGGCGGGCCGGAGAAGATGCCGTTCACCGAGATGGCCCGCACCGTCTTCACCCATCAGGGCAAGAATTTGCCCATCACCGTCGACCCACAGGCGACCTATTTCGGCGTTCCCGTCCAGCAGAACAGCCTCGTCACCGACGACGGTGCTGAGCGGGGCAGCACCCGCCTGGTCGATTGGCTGAGTCAACAGTGA
- a CDS encoding cupin domain-containing protein, with protein MSEVMERLTKAMTVIQSVTPPIIPQDADAMTAIIEWGPGDAGAPPHRHPGGPCFGYVLEGEMLFELEGEAPRVIKAGEAFWEPGGDVIHYSDGNNREDVPLRFLVTMLCRPGVDMFVLVDDAELEQRKDRRIPKGH; from the coding sequence ATGTCTGAGGTCATGGAAAGGCTCACGAAGGCCATGACGGTCATCCAGTCCGTCACACCGCCGATCATCCCCCAGGACGCCGATGCGATGACCGCGATCATCGAATGGGGCCCCGGCGACGCGGGCGCGCCGCCGCACCGTCACCCCGGCGGACCGTGCTTCGGCTACGTCCTGGAAGGCGAGATGCTCTTCGAGCTGGAAGGTGAAGCGCCGCGGGTCATCAAGGCCGGCGAAGCCTTCTGGGAACCGGGTGGCGACGTCATCCACTACTCCGATGGCAACAACCGCGAAGACGTCCCGCTGCGGTTCCTGGTGACCATGCTGTGCCGCCCGGGCGTCGACATGTTCGTCCTCGTCGATGACGCCGAACTCGAACAACGCAAAGACCGCCGCATCCCGAAAGGACACTGA
- a CDS encoding NAD(P)/FAD-dependent oxidoreductase has translation MTTTVVVVGGGYAGVLAANRLSQRSDTDIVMVNPRPHFVERIRLHQLVAGNDDAVQDYATVLTDRAKLVVDSVTRIDAASRQLHLASGATMGYDYLVYAVGSTAPLPDAVPGARDHAVPLGEYEAAQRLTQRLSDVPLQAPIVVVGGGLTGIEAASEFAEAGRRVTLVTGALGPSLAKGGRRSVAKRLKMLGVNVVENATVTQVHADRITLRDGTDLPSAATVWTAGFGVPNLAAASGLTTDRLGRLLTDETLTSVDDSSIIAAGDAASPSGVPFRMSCQLAMPLASHAADTLLARLEGKKPTNLNPASVGQCISLGRHAGTIQMSHFNDVAMPMHLGGRLAATIKEQVCKGTVSFLIKEARKPGSYFWPKGGKRQQNLQKGAAHV, from the coding sequence GCCAACCGGCTAAGCCAGCGTTCCGATACCGACATCGTCATGGTCAACCCTCGGCCGCATTTCGTCGAGCGAATTCGTCTGCACCAGTTGGTGGCCGGCAATGACGACGCCGTGCAGGACTACGCGACGGTGCTGACCGACCGCGCCAAGCTGGTGGTCGACTCCGTCACGCGCATCGACGCCGCCAGCCGTCAACTGCACCTGGCTTCGGGAGCCACGATGGGCTACGACTACCTGGTATATGCCGTTGGCAGCACCGCACCGCTGCCCGATGCGGTGCCCGGTGCCCGCGACCACGCCGTCCCGCTTGGTGAATATGAAGCGGCGCAACGGCTTACACAACGCCTGTCCGATGTCCCGTTGCAGGCGCCCATCGTAGTCGTCGGCGGAGGTCTGACCGGGATTGAAGCGGCGTCTGAGTTCGCCGAGGCCGGCCGACGCGTCACATTGGTCACCGGTGCCTTGGGCCCGTCGCTGGCAAAGGGGGGCCGCCGCTCGGTGGCGAAACGCCTGAAGATGCTGGGCGTCAACGTGGTAGAGAACGCCACCGTCACCCAGGTGCACGCGGATCGAATCACGTTGCGCGACGGCACAGACTTGCCCAGTGCAGCGACGGTGTGGACAGCTGGTTTCGGTGTACCGAACCTTGCCGCCGCGAGCGGCCTGACCACTGACCGGCTCGGCCGGCTGCTCACCGACGAGACCCTCACCAGCGTCGATGATTCCTCGATCATCGCCGCTGGCGACGCCGCCTCCCCGTCGGGTGTGCCGTTTCGGATGAGCTGCCAGCTCGCCATGCCGCTGGCCTCACACGCCGCCGACACCCTCCTGGCCCGCCTGGAGGGCAAGAAACCCACGAACCTGAACCCTGCCTCAGTGGGTCAGTGCATCAGCCTGGGCCGCCACGCCGGCACCATTCAAATGTCGCATTTCAATGATGTTGCCATGCCGATGCATCTCGGCGGGCGCCTCGCGGCCACCATCAAAGAGCAAGTGTGCAAGGGCACTGTGTCGTTCTTGATCAAGGAGGCTCGTAAGCCGGGTAGCTACTTCTGGCCCAAAGGCGGTAAGAGACAACAGAATCTACAGAAGGGTGCGGCACATGTCTGA